Part of the Natrarchaeobius halalkaliphilus genome is shown below.
AGCCTCGAGCTCGCGCCCATGCGCGCCGGCACGGAGATGCTGGGCGAGGCCCTCGCCCCGAAACTCGAGGCGGGCGACGACCACCTCGTCGTCGTCAAGAGCACCGTCCTTCCGGGGACCACGGAGGACGTCGTCGGGCCGATCCTCGAGGAGACCGCCGATACGACGATCGGAACGGGCGTCGAACTCGCGATGAACCCGGAGTTCCTCCGGATGGGGACCGCAGTCGAGGACTTCCTCGAGCCGGACAAGGTCGTGATCGGCGCGACGAGCGAGGACGCCGCCGCGACGCTCCGGGAGCTGTACGCGCCGATCCTCGGAGCCGCGACCGCCGCGGGCTCGAGCGGCGACGAACCGAACGCGTCCGACAACTCGAGCGGCGACGACTCGACCGCCGCGGGCTCGAACGCGTCCGATCCGCCGGATCTCGTCGAGACCGGCGTTCGCGAGGCCGAGCTCATCAAGTACGCGAACAACGCCTTTCTCGCCGCGAAGGTGTCGCTGGTCAACGAGCTCGGCAACGTGGCCAAGGCCTACGGCGCGGACGCCTACGAGGTGCTCGCGGCCGTCGGCCTCGACGACCGGATCGCAGAGCGGTTCATGCGCTCGGGACTGGGCTGGGGCGGCTCGTGTTTCCCGAAGGACGTCGACGCGCTGCGAGCGGGCGCGCGAGAGCAGGGCTACGAGCCCGCACTGTTAGACGCCGCCGTCGCCGTCAACGACGCCCAGCCGCGCCGGCTCGTCTCCGTACTCGAGGAGCACGTCGATCTCGAGGGCGCACGGGTCGCGGTGCTCGGACTCTCGTTCAAGCCGGGGACCGACGACGTGCGAAAGTCCCGCGCGCTGGACGTCATCGACGCGCTCCTCGAGCGAGGCGCACGCCCCGTCGCCTACGATCCCGTCGCGATGGAGAACGTCCGGAGCGCCCATCCCGACCTCCCGGTCGAGTACGCCGACTCGGCCGCGGACGCACTCGAGGGAGCCGAGGGTGCCGTCGTCGCCACCGACTGGCCCGAGTTCGACGACCTCTCTGTTGCGGGGATGGCCCGGCGCGTCCTCGTCGACGGCCGACGGATCGACGTCGACCGAGGCGAACTCGAGGTGTACGAAGGACTGACGTGGTGAGAACGAGCGAAGCGAACGGGCGGTCGGACGGAGCGTA
Proteins encoded:
- a CDS encoding UDP-glucose dehydrogenase family protein gives rise to the protein MYVSIVGSGYVGTTVAACLADLGHDVVNVEIDEGIVETINAGEAPIHEEGLAERIEEHAGTSLRATTEYADVRETDVTFLCLPTPQADDGSLELAPMRAGTEMLGEALAPKLEAGDDHLVVVKSTVLPGTTEDVVGPILEETADTTIGTGVELAMNPEFLRMGTAVEDFLEPDKVVIGATSEDAAATLRELYAPILGAATAAGSSGDEPNASDNSSGDDSTAAGSNASDPPDLVETGVREAELIKYANNAFLAAKVSLVNELGNVAKAYGADAYEVLAAVGLDDRIAERFMRSGLGWGGSCFPKDVDALRAGAREQGYEPALLDAAVAVNDAQPRRLVSVLEEHVDLEGARVAVLGLSFKPGTDDVRKSRALDVIDALLERGARPVAYDPVAMENVRSAHPDLPVEYADSAADALEGAEGAVVATDWPEFDDLSVAGMARRVLVDGRRIDVDRGELEVYEGLTW